One genomic window of Gossypium hirsutum isolate 1008001.06 chromosome D11, Gossypium_hirsutum_v2.1, whole genome shotgun sequence includes the following:
- the LOC107912349 gene encoding probable galacturonosyltransferase-like 7, producing the protein MLWIMQFPGFFSAAMMMIVLSPSLQSFPPAEAIRSSHLDSYIRLPSFQVSTSPDSQDDRFSFRKAFEFRNADECGFADHKTTGVCDPTLVHAAITLDVQYLRGSIAAVHSILQHSLCPENVFFHFLVSETDMETLVRSNFPQLKFKVYYFDPEIVRNLISSSVRQALEQPLNYARNYLADLLEPCVRRVIYLDSDLVFVDNISKLWSTNLRSRTIGAPEYCHANFTKYFTNSFWSDDRFSGTFRGRKPCYFNTGVMVIDLVRWRRAGFTRRIERWMEIQKSNRIYELGSLPPFLLVFAGRVAPIEHRWNQHGLGGDNVRGSCRDLHPGPISLLHWSGSGKPWLRLDSKRPCPLDALWAPYDLYRHPH; encoded by the coding sequence ATGCTTTGGATAATGCAATTCCCTGGCTTCTTTTCAGCTGCAATGATGATGATTGTTCTCTCTCCTTCACTCCAGTCGTTTCCCCCAGCTGAAGCCATTAGATCCTCTCACCTCGACAGTTACATCCGGTTACCGTCGTTTCAGGTGTCCACATCACCAGACTCACAGGACGATCGATTCTCTTTCCGAAAGGCCTTCGAATTTCGCAATGCCGATGAATGTGGCTTCGCCGACCACAAAACCACTGGCGTTTGTGATCCTACTTTGGTGCACGCGGCTATAACACTAGATGTTCAGTACCTCCGTGGGTCAATCGCTGCCGTTCACTCCATTCTCCAGCATTCATTGTGTCCAGAGAACGTTTTCTTCCATTTCCTTGTCTCAGAGACCGATATGGAAACCCTGGTTCGATCAAACTTCCCCCAATTGAAATTCAAGGTTTATTATTTCGATCCTGAGATTGTACGAAACTTGATATCGTCTTCAGTTAGGCAAGCGCTTGAACAGCCGTTAAATTATGCTAGAAATTACCTAGCGGATCTGCTAGAGCCATGCGTACGAAGAGTGATTTATTTGGATTCTGATCTGGTCTTTGTTGACAATATCTCTAAGCTATGGAGTACTAACTTGCGCTCACGAACAATTGGAGCACCGGAGTATTGTCATGCCAACTTCACAAAATATTTTACTAACAGTTTCTGGTCGGACGATCGATTTTCAGGAACTTTCAGAGGAAGGAAACCATGTTATTTTAACACGGGGGTGATGGTGATAGATCTGGTGAGATGGAGACGGGCCGGGTTCACTAGACGGATCGAAAGGTGGATGGAGATCCAGAAAAGCAACCGAATCTACGAGCTTGGTTCCTTGCCGCCGTTCTTGCTAGTTTTTGCGGGCCGCGTTGCGCCCATTGAGCATAGATGGAACCAACACGGGCTGGGTGGGGACAATGTGCGGGGAAGTTGCCGAGACTTGCATCCGGGTCCGATTAGCCTCTTGCATTGGTCCGGCAGCGGCAAGCCATGGCTTAGGCTGGATTCAAAAAGGCCGTGTCCGCTTGATGCCCTATGGGCGCCCTATGACTTGTACAGACACCCACATTGA